One stretch of Pseudomonas fluorescens Q2-87 DNA includes these proteins:
- a CDS encoding FliM/FliN family flagellar motor switch protein translates to MSALQLRRVDPLAHARAQAIQRWRHAGHEVGLARVPERSDHLSFCAQGDNGPWQGLIAARDWLHHSLPTLQSLLVLECPLPSIVALFRAVPRPLSLDMEELHYSGLTNIEYVAPARLPTGEVPWLDTTRGRVWLTQLPPRNAVRGPVSADSWLKTLPLRLELILGVSHLSLASRRRLNEGDVLCITQRTQRCLSAGRCLGVFTFTEEGLHMQPTVTEASPENTSEPAVEIDLGALPVCLEFLLATHDIDLAGLTQIIAGQLIPLADNAAQHIEVRANGKRVACGELVQLDGQLGVQLLKVYRDGDDE, encoded by the coding sequence ATGAGCGCTTTGCAGTTACGTCGGGTCGACCCTTTGGCCCATGCCCGCGCCCAGGCGATTCAACGCTGGCGACATGCCGGTCATGAGGTGGGGTTGGCCAGGGTGCCGGAACGTTCGGACCATCTGAGCTTTTGCGCACAAGGCGACAACGGTCCCTGGCAGGGGCTGATCGCGGCCCGTGACTGGTTGCATCATTCGCTCCCGACCTTGCAATCGTTGCTGGTGCTGGAGTGCCCGTTACCGAGCATTGTCGCGTTGTTCCGGGCGGTGCCACGACCCTTGTCACTGGACATGGAAGAGTTGCATTACAGCGGTCTGACGAACATCGAATACGTGGCCCCGGCGCGATTGCCGACAGGCGAAGTGCCGTGGCTCGACACAACGCGGGGGCGTGTGTGGTTGACCCAGTTGCCGCCAAGGAATGCCGTGCGTGGCCCAGTGTCAGCCGATTCATGGCTGAAGACATTGCCGTTGCGCCTGGAGCTGATCCTTGGCGTCAGTCACCTGAGCCTTGCCAGTCGGAGACGGCTGAACGAAGGCGACGTCCTGTGCATCACCCAGCGCACTCAACGCTGCTTGTCAGCGGGCCGATGCCTCGGCGTTTTCACCTTTACCGAAGAGGGTCTACACATGCAACCGACCGTGACCGAGGCCAGTCCAGAGAATACGTCAGAGCCCGCCGTGGAGATCGACCTGGGGGCGCTCCCGGTGTGTCTGGAGTTCCTGCTCGCCACCCATGACATCGACCTGGCCGGGCTGACGCAGATCATCGCCGGGCAGCTGATCCCGCTGGCAGATAACGCGGCCCAGCACATCGAAGTGCGCGCCAACGGCAAGCGTGTGGCCTGTGGCGAGTTGGTGCAGTTGGACGGACAGTTGGGTGTGCAATTGCTGAAGGTCTATCGAGACGGCGACGATGAATGA
- a CDS encoding type III secretion protein: protein MKSLPDQRRLLAFSEFRRQRGEQALLRVQRQLQPLLTERDGFEAQEAALQDLLASHRANDCVLDHGQLLALLRTQAVIRRRIDLLRVERDCVDQQCRQVEQQLQEQREQLRGLLRKHDKYQRSFRQLLLERRLEAVRREERELEDMIGVRR, encoded by the coding sequence ATGAAATCCTTGCCTGATCAGCGACGCTTATTGGCCTTCAGCGAGTTCCGGCGGCAACGCGGTGAACAGGCGCTGCTGCGCGTCCAGCGCCAATTGCAGCCGCTGCTGACGGAGCGCGACGGCTTCGAGGCGCAGGAAGCCGCGCTGCAAGACCTGTTGGCCAGCCATCGCGCCAATGACTGCGTGCTGGATCACGGGCAGTTGTTGGCGCTGTTGCGAACCCAGGCGGTCATCCGTCGGCGGATCGATCTGCTGCGTGTCGAGCGTGACTGCGTGGACCAGCAGTGTCGGCAGGTCGAACAGCAGTTGCAGGAGCAGCGTGAACAACTGCGTGGGTTGCTGCGCAAACACGACAAGTACCAGCGTTCCTTCCGGCAGCTGTTGCTAGAGCGACGACTCGAGGCGGTACGCCGGGAAGAGCGGGAGTTGGAAGACATGATCGGGGTGCGTCGATGA
- the sctN gene encoding type III secretion system ATPase SctN — protein MRLRLERHAAHPLRLSGPLIEAALDEVVIGEVCEVRRHWRSPEVAARAQVIGFKPGAVVLSLLGDGKGLSRASMIVPTGSTLQLTCSDALLGSVVDPQGTIVERLAPSTAVAQRDCPVDADPPSYQQRRPVAEPLRTGIRVIDGLLTCGVGQRIGIFAAAGSGKTTLINMLIEHTDAEVFVIGLIGERGREVTEFIEHLRQSPKRACCVVVYATSDFSSVDRCNSALQATTIAEYFRDQGRRVVLLLDSLTRYARARRDLALAAGEAPARRGYPASVFDALPRLLERPGVTATGSITAWYTVLLESDDEPDPIAEEIRSILDGHVYLSRALAAKGHYPAIDVLRSVSRVATQVTAPQVQQLAASTREILARVEQLQVFLDMGEYSPGADAANDHAMQRREALGQWLRQPTGECCEPDETLRSLHEILA, from the coding sequence ATGCGCCTGCGCCTGGAAAGACACGCGGCCCATCCCTTGCGTTTGAGCGGTCCGCTGATCGAAGCGGCGCTGGACGAAGTGGTGATCGGCGAGGTCTGTGAGGTGCGTCGGCATTGGCGCTCGCCCGAGGTCGCGGCGAGGGCGCAGGTGATCGGCTTCAAGCCCGGTGCGGTGGTGCTCAGCCTGCTGGGCGATGGCAAAGGCCTGTCCCGGGCGTCGATGATCGTGCCCACCGGCTCGACCTTGCAACTGACCTGCAGTGACGCGTTGCTCGGCAGTGTGGTCGATCCCCAGGGCACGATCGTCGAGCGCCTGGCGCCATCGACGGCGGTGGCGCAACGGGATTGTCCGGTGGATGCCGACCCGCCGTCCTACCAGCAGCGGCGTCCGGTGGCCGAGCCCTTGCGCACCGGCATTCGTGTCATCGACGGGCTGCTGACCTGCGGCGTAGGCCAGCGCATCGGCATTTTCGCCGCCGCCGGCTCCGGCAAGACCACCTTGATCAACATGCTGATCGAGCACACCGATGCGGAGGTCTTCGTGATCGGCTTGATTGGCGAGCGTGGGCGGGAGGTGACCGAATTCATCGAGCACTTGCGCCAATCGCCCAAGCGCGCCTGTTGCGTGGTGGTGTATGCCACGTCGGATTTTTCCTCGGTGGATCGCTGCAACTCGGCGCTGCAAGCCACGACTATCGCCGAGTACTTTCGCGACCAGGGGCGACGCGTGGTGTTGTTGCTGGACTCCCTGACCCGCTACGCCCGCGCCCGTCGCGACCTGGCGCTGGCGGCCGGCGAAGCACCGGCGCGGCGTGGTTATCCGGCCTCGGTGTTCGATGCCTTGCCACGCTTGCTGGAACGACCTGGGGTGACGGCGACCGGCAGCATCACCGCCTGGTACACGGTGCTGTTGGAAAGCGATGACGAGCCCGATCCGATCGCCGAAGAAATTCGTTCCATCCTCGATGGCCATGTCTACCTCAGCCGTGCCCTGGCAGCCAAGGGGCACTACCCGGCTATCGATGTCTTGCGCAGCGTCAGCCGGGTGGCGACGCAAGTTACTGCGCCTCAGGTCCAGCAACTGGCCGCATCCACCCGGGAGATCCTGGCGCGCGTTGAACAGTTGCAGGTTTTTCTCGACATGGGCGAGTACAGCCCGGGCGCGGACGCGGCCAATGACCACGCGATGCAACGGCGCGAAGCCCTCGGCCAATGGTTGCGCCAGCCGACGGGCGAGTGTTGCGAGCCGGACGAAACCTTACGGAGCCTGCATGAAATCCTTGCCTGA
- a CDS encoding EscV/YscV/HrcV family type III secretion system export apparatus protein, producing the protein MLNVFLRNIGARPELLILTLMVMIIAMLIIPLPTVLVDFLIGLNIVISLLVFMGSFYIERILSYSTFPALLLLTTLFRLALSISTSRLILSQADAGEIIASFGDFVIGESLVVGFVIFSIVTIVQFIVITKGSERVAEVAARFSLDGMPGKQMSIDGDLKAGAIDAAQAREKRSVLERESQLYGSFDGAMKFIKGDAIAGIIIIFVNFIGGMAIGVGQLSMDMSTALSTYTLLTIGDGLVAQIPALLIAIGAGFIVTRVNGDDSNLGRNMLAQMLGNPFVLGVTALLAVGVGLLPGFPLLTFLSIASVLGLVVFVRHRRSSRQAAPDQSRSDTTEQGALPSESGLLDDVDTVATETIALMLLVPKAQLEALEKNRWAARFRSQFFIDYGLRIPEPRLRVSEALPAHQVAVLINEVRAEQFDIHFEHWRLLDYSPELDPLGFALVRGSDSNRLGGVWVSADDRERVQQLGYHLRAADEECYRCLVTLLARNIQEFFGVQETKQLLDEMETRYPDLLKEVYRHVTVQKIAEVLQRLIGERISVRNMKLILESLAHWASREKDVLALVEHVRGAMARYISNKFAQGNDLRVLLLSPEFEDVVRRGIRQTSGGSFLNLEPAESEELMDRLSVGLDSVHIAQKDMVLLCSVDVRRYIKKLIEGRFRELDVMSFGEISETVSVNVIKTL; encoded by the coding sequence CTGCTCAATGTGTTTTTGCGCAACATCGGCGCTCGCCCGGAGCTGCTGATCCTGACCTTGATGGTGATGATCATCGCCATGCTGATCATCCCTTTGCCGACGGTGCTGGTGGATTTTCTCATCGGCCTGAACATCGTCATTTCGCTGCTGGTGTTCATGGGCTCGTTCTACATCGAGCGCATCCTCAGCTATTCGACGTTTCCGGCGTTGCTGTTGTTGACGACGTTGTTTCGCCTGGCGCTGTCGATCAGCACCAGCCGGTTGATTCTCAGCCAAGCCGATGCCGGGGAAATCATCGCCTCGTTCGGTGATTTTGTGATCGGCGAAAGCCTGGTGGTGGGCTTCGTGATTTTTTCCATCGTCACCATCGTCCAGTTCATCGTGATCACCAAAGGCTCGGAACGCGTGGCCGAAGTCGCGGCGCGTTTCTCCTTGGACGGCATGCCGGGCAAGCAGATGAGCATCGACGGTGACCTCAAGGCCGGCGCCATCGATGCGGCCCAGGCCCGGGAAAAACGCAGCGTGCTGGAGCGTGAAAGCCAGTTGTACGGTTCGTTCGACGGGGCGATGAAGTTCATCAAGGGCGATGCCATCGCCGGCATCATCATTATTTTCGTCAATTTCATCGGCGGCATGGCCATCGGCGTCGGGCAACTGAGCATGGACATGTCCACGGCGTTGTCGACCTACACCTTGCTGACCATCGGCGATGGCCTGGTGGCGCAGATACCCGCGTTGCTGATCGCCATCGGCGCGGGTTTCATCGTGACTCGCGTCAACGGCGATGACAGCAACCTGGGGCGCAACATGCTCGCCCAGATGCTTGGCAACCCGTTCGTTCTCGGCGTGACCGCATTGCTGGCGGTGGGCGTGGGCCTGTTGCCGGGTTTCCCGCTGCTGACATTTTTATCCATCGCCAGTGTCCTGGGGTTGGTTGTGTTCGTGCGCCACCGTCGATCCTCGCGCCAGGCAGCCCCGGACCAAAGCCGCAGCGACACCACCGAGCAAGGCGCGCTGCCGAGCGAATCGGGACTGCTCGATGACGTCGACACTGTCGCGACGGAAACCATCGCGCTGATGCTGCTGGTGCCCAAGGCGCAACTCGAAGCGCTGGAGAAGAATCGTTGGGCGGCGCGGTTTCGCAGCCAGTTTTTCATCGATTACGGCTTGCGCATTCCCGAACCGCGACTGCGGGTCAGCGAGGCGTTGCCAGCGCATCAGGTGGCGGTGCTGATCAACGAAGTGCGGGCCGAGCAGTTCGATATCCATTTCGAGCACTGGCGCTTGCTGGACTATTCACCCGAGCTGGATCCCCTGGGCTTCGCCCTGGTGCGTGGCAGCGACAGCAACCGCCTCGGCGGGGTCTGGGTCAGCGCGGACGACCGCGAGCGGGTGCAGCAGTTGGGCTATCACCTGCGGGCGGCCGATGAAGAATGCTACCGCTGCCTGGTCACGCTGCTGGCGCGCAATATCCAGGAATTCTTCGGCGTGCAGGAAACCAAGCAGCTGCTCGATGAAATGGAAACCCGCTACCCCGACCTGCTCAAGGAAGTCTATCGCCACGTCACCGTGCAAAAGATTGCTGAAGTGCTGCAGCGCCTGATTGGCGAGCGCATTTCCGTACGCAACATGAAGCTGATTCTCGAGTCCCTTGCCCATTGGGCTTCCCGGGAAAAGGACGTGCTGGCGCTGGTCGAACACGTGCGCGGCGCCATGGCCCGCTACATCAGCAACAAGTTTGCCCAGGGCAACGATTTGCGCGTGCTGCTGTTGTCGCCGGAGTTCGAAGACGTGGTACGCCGCGGCATCCGGCAAACCTCCGGCGGCAGTTTCCTCAATCTGGAGCCGGCCGAGTCGGAAGAGTTGATGGACCGCCTCAGCGTCGGCCTGGACAGCGTGCACATCGCCCAGAAAGACATGGTGTTGCTGTGTTCGGTGGATGTGCGGCGCTACATCAAGAAACTCATCGAGGGGCGCTTCCGGGAGCTGGACGTCATGTCGTTCGGCGAAATCTCCGAGACCGTTTCCGTCAATGTCATCAAAACGCTGTGA
- the sctW gene encoding type III secretion system gatekeeper subunit SctW produces MILPPVSIGGRAAQARLNADKAAEHPQPPIDAEAAPDDSATAAVAQRLVQISDELSAALTQFRGRRLFELKSDALTDTFERVLEDDTVPKAHQVLNLARLADKPVAWLLQMARSLFPDDSDLALVLRALLRRRNLETRTRQRLETLLQTVVAQASPKRMNAGINAALKARMFGQGMAVRAGLLRETYRDFLESDDGSLSCYQDWIALYGPSQRQAVLAFIEAALLTDINAQDPSCSRAEFGQLLTRVNDLKRLRSADNRFIGALLGDAIVCRHNPHEADWLVFFFGVLTYPDELDQLLLAALGEGLLLSAHRERSTVLQTVRRLSLQLPLPLFADEDAPQRLAAQFTRLADLAYAHECIDQRRSGSCP; encoded by the coding sequence ATGATTCTGCCGCCGGTTTCCATCGGTGGCCGAGCCGCCCAGGCGCGACTGAATGCCGATAAGGCCGCCGAACATCCCCAACCGCCAATCGATGCCGAGGCTGCGCCCGACGACAGCGCGACGGCGGCAGTGGCCCAGCGCCTCGTGCAGATCAGCGATGAGTTGTCGGCGGCCCTGACTCAGTTCCGCGGCCGGCGGTTGTTCGAGCTCAAGTCCGATGCGCTGACCGATACCTTCGAACGCGTGCTTGAGGACGATACCGTGCCCAAGGCCCACCAGGTGCTGAACCTGGCGCGGCTGGCGGACAAGCCTGTGGCCTGGTTGCTGCAAATGGCACGAAGCCTGTTTCCCGATGACAGCGATCTGGCCCTGGTGCTGCGAGCGTTGTTGCGCCGCCGGAACCTGGAGACGCGCACCCGCCAGCGTCTCGAGACGCTGTTGCAAACAGTGGTTGCCCAAGCGTCCCCCAAGCGCATGAACGCCGGCATCAACGCGGCGCTCAAGGCCAGGATGTTCGGCCAGGGCATGGCGGTGCGCGCCGGCCTGTTGCGCGAGACCTACCGGGATTTCCTCGAGTCCGATGACGGTTCGCTCAGTTGCTATCAGGATTGGATCGCCCTGTACGGCCCGTCGCAACGCCAAGCGGTGCTGGCCTTCATCGAAGCGGCGTTGCTTACCGACATCAATGCCCAGGATCCTAGTTGCTCGCGCGCCGAGTTCGGTCAATTGCTCACCCGCGTGAACGACCTCAAGCGTCTGCGCTCGGCCGATAACCGGTTCATCGGCGCGCTGCTCGGCGATGCCATCGTCTGCCGACACAACCCCCATGAAGCCGACTGGCTGGTGTTTTTCTTCGGCGTGTTGACCTATCCCGATGAACTCGACCAGTTGCTGCTCGCCGCGTTGGGAGAGGGGCTGCTGCTCAGTGCTCATCGTGAACGTTCAACGGTGTTGCAGACCGTGCGCCGGCTCAGCCTGCAATTGCCGCTGCCACTGTTTGCCGATGAAGATGCGCCACAGCGCCTGGCAGCCCAGTTCACGCGCCTGGCGGACCTGGCCTATGCCCACGAATGCATCGATCAGCGGCGCTCGGGCAGTTGCCCATGA
- the sctC gene encoding type III secretion system outer membrane ring subunit SctC, whose translation MSLRLTSLGLLFLCSGLVLLAPLAVQADVYTFEAREQSARTFFSELSGPLGMPVIVSKVAANKRIGGTFDLRTPQRTFERLAGQMGLIWYSDGQAIYLYDASEIKSSMMSLQTLTVDKLQAFLGRSGLHDARYPLRHDGLRTFHVSGPPMYVDLVVQAAGLMDNQRSELLLGKQQIGVIHVRNTFVSDRNYELRDDKVTIPGLATVIEALLRGEKQGVEPEVAQGSAPRSAGAMPVFPLEGLARSPSDQDPTAPRVIAREVAAGNIRVVAYPDTNSLLVKGLPEQVHFIENLVSALDTPKRHVELSLWIIDLHKDELNQLGINWQGAVKSGSAFSASLNAGSATTLDGVSFVTQVMALERTHRANVVSRPVILTQENVPAIFDNNRTFYAPLVGERSVDLQHVTYGTLVSVLPRFAQADEIEMSLNIEDGNEIESPGQGERQGALPTVGRTRINTVARVPQGKSLLVGGFTRDDHGEQIGRVPVLGSIPWIGRLFSYRQHRSANTVRVFLIQPKEIRDAFEPATDEPAGQLLTPQQHERVRRMYFRMSEK comes from the coding sequence ATGAGCCTGCGCTTGACGTCCCTCGGCCTTTTATTCCTCTGCTCAGGCCTCGTGCTGCTGGCGCCCCTCGCGGTGCAGGCCGATGTCTACACCTTCGAGGCCCGGGAACAAAGCGCGCGGACGTTTTTCAGCGAATTGTCCGGACCATTGGGCATGCCAGTCATTGTCAGCAAGGTTGCCGCCAACAAGCGCATCGGCGGTACGTTCGACCTGCGCACGCCGCAACGAACGTTCGAGCGCCTCGCCGGGCAAATGGGGTTGATCTGGTACAGCGATGGCCAGGCGATTTATCTCTATGACGCTTCGGAAATCAAAAGCTCGATGATGTCGCTGCAAACCCTGACCGTGGACAAGCTTCAGGCATTCCTCGGGCGCTCGGGACTGCACGATGCCCGCTACCCGCTGCGTCACGACGGCCTGCGGACGTTCCATGTATCGGGCCCGCCGATGTATGTCGACCTGGTGGTACAAGCCGCCGGGTTGATGGACAACCAGCGCTCGGAGTTGCTGTTGGGCAAACAGCAGATCGGCGTGATCCATGTGCGAAATACCTTTGTCAGCGATCGCAACTACGAGCTGCGCGACGACAAGGTGACCATCCCAGGGTTGGCAACGGTCATCGAAGCGTTGCTGCGCGGTGAAAAGCAGGGCGTCGAGCCGGAAGTGGCCCAAGGCTCCGCGCCGCGATCGGCTGGAGCGATGCCAGTATTCCCCCTGGAGGGCCTGGCGAGATCGCCTTCGGACCAGGACCCGACGGCGCCCCGAGTGATTGCCCGGGAAGTGGCCGCCGGCAACATTCGGGTGGTGGCCTATCCGGACACCAACAGCCTGCTGGTCAAGGGTCTGCCGGAGCAGGTGCACTTTATCGAGAACCTGGTGAGTGCGCTGGACACGCCGAAACGGCACGTCGAATTGTCGCTGTGGATCATCGACCTGCATAAGGACGAGCTCAACCAGTTGGGCATCAACTGGCAAGGCGCGGTGAAGTCCGGGAGCGCCTTCAGCGCATCGCTCAATGCCGGTTCGGCGACCACGCTGGATGGCGTTTCATTCGTGACCCAAGTCATGGCGCTGGAACGCACCCACCGCGCCAACGTCGTTTCGCGGCCAGTGATCCTGACGCAGGAAAACGTGCCGGCGATCTTCGACAACAACCGCACCTTCTATGCCCCGCTGGTGGGTGAGCGCAGCGTCGATTTGCAGCACGTGACCTACGGCACGCTGGTGAGCGTACTGCCCCGTTTCGCCCAGGCGGACGAGATCGAAATGTCGCTCAACATAGAAGATGGCAACGAAATCGAGAGTCCCGGCCAGGGCGAGCGTCAGGGCGCGCTGCCGACGGTGGGGCGTACCCGCATCAATACCGTGGCGCGGGTGCCCCAGGGCAAAAGCCTGCTGGTGGGCGGTTTCACCCGCGACGACCATGGCGAGCAGATCGGGCGGGTGCCGGTGTTGGGTTCGATCCCGTGGATTGGTCGCTTGTTCAGCTATCGCCAGCATCGTTCGGCCAACACGGTGCGGGTATTCCTGATCCAGCCCAAGGAAATTCGCGACGCCTTTGAACCGGCCACGGACGAGCCGGCTGGGCAATTGCTGACCCCGCAACAGCATGAGCGCGTGCGCCGAATGTACTTCCGGATGTCGGAGAAATGA
- a CDS encoding helix-turn-helix domain-containing protein, giving the protein MAWPDLRERVLHLRVAQSPVQLNAAPFGLSHCLPVGWEGLVVLGDSLQWRGGELHVLPVCEAPLMTLQAFFDMSDAFDEARQKGDVAAWALLPVANDIVRSRQRLERWYIEQAMGGALAYRAFADTLRHHESYGLVRFLLEQGTRSEKLNTLAQRYGVSVSHFRRLCRQALGTAAKPALRGWRTAQALLNMSLHDGSLTDVALEFGFASSSHFSKEVRELVGFAPSSLADITYLPGQVSR; this is encoded by the coding sequence ATGGCATGGCCCGATCTGCGCGAACGCGTGCTTCACCTGCGCGTAGCCCAAAGCCCGGTCCAACTGAATGCAGCACCCTTTGGCCTCAGTCACTGCCTGCCGGTCGGTTGGGAAGGGCTGGTCGTGCTGGGTGATTCGCTGCAATGGCGGGGCGGCGAGTTGCATGTGCTGCCCGTCTGCGAAGCGCCACTGATGACGTTGCAGGCTTTTTTCGACATGAGCGATGCCTTCGATGAGGCGCGGCAGAAGGGTGACGTGGCAGCGTGGGCGCTGTTGCCCGTGGCGAATGACATCGTCCGCTCCCGGCAACGGCTCGAACGCTGGTACATCGAGCAAGCGATGGGCGGTGCGCTGGCCTACCGTGCTTTTGCCGACACGTTGCGTCATCACGAAAGTTACGGGCTCGTGCGGTTTCTGCTGGAGCAAGGCACGCGCAGCGAAAAGCTCAATACCCTGGCGCAACGCTACGGGGTCTCGGTGTCGCACTTCCGCAGGCTTTGCCGGCAGGCCCTGGGCACTGCGGCCAAGCCGGCACTGCGTGGCTGGCGCACAGCCCAGGCGCTGTTGAACATGAGCCTGCACGACGGCTCGTTGACCGATGTGGCGCTGGAGTTCGGTTTTGCCTCGTCGTCGCATTTTTCCAAGGAGGTTCGCGAACTAGTGGGCTTTGCGCCCAGCAGCCTGGCGGACATTACTTACTTGCCAGGCCAAGTGAGCCGATGA
- a CDS encoding CmpA/NrtA family ABC transporter substrate-binding protein, protein MNEVPANPLAWVNGSDAPEKSAVNLGFMALSDCAPVVVAATQGFAQPYGLTLNLKRQASWANLRDKLVSGEIDAAHSLYGLVYAVHLGIGGVAPTDMAVLMGLNQNGQSINLSHGLQAQGVTSPEALEQHVHQTRPKLTFAQTFPTGTHAMWLYYWLAAQGIHPLSDVDSVVVPPPQMVAHLQAGRIDGFCVGEPWCASAVKQNLGFTLATTQTIWPDHPEKVLGCTRAFVEQYPNTARALVMAILEASRFIEQSTENRRSTAQLLSAPEYLDAPLDCIEPRLLGIYADGLGNSWQDPHAMRFHGKGEVNLPYLSDGMWFMTQFRRWGLLREDPDYLAVAQEVQQLKLYREAAGALGIASPRQDMRSSQLIDGSTWDGSDPAGYARGFKLHALSDAAPLLASR, encoded by the coding sequence ATGAATGAAGTTCCAGCCAACCCCCTGGCTTGGGTCAACGGCAGCGATGCCCCGGAAAAGAGCGCGGTCAACCTCGGTTTCATGGCCTTGAGCGACTGCGCCCCGGTGGTGGTAGCGGCCACCCAGGGCTTCGCCCAACCCTATGGCCTGACGTTGAATCTCAAGCGCCAGGCATCCTGGGCCAACCTGCGGGACAAGCTGGTCAGCGGCGAAATCGATGCCGCCCATAGCCTGTACGGCCTGGTCTACGCCGTACACCTAGGCATCGGCGGCGTCGCACCGACCGACATGGCCGTGTTGATGGGGCTGAACCAGAACGGCCAAAGCATCAATCTGTCCCATGGCTTGCAGGCCCAGGGCGTGACCAGTCCTGAAGCACTGGAACAGCACGTGCACCAAACTCGCCCGAAACTCACCTTCGCCCAGACGTTCCCCACCGGCACCCACGCCATGTGGCTTTACTACTGGCTCGCCGCCCAGGGCATCCATCCGTTGTCGGACGTCGACAGCGTGGTGGTGCCGCCACCGCAAATGGTCGCGCACCTGCAAGCCGGGCGGATCGATGGGTTTTGTGTCGGCGAGCCCTGGTGCGCCAGCGCGGTGAAGCAGAACCTCGGTTTTACCTTGGCAACCACCCAGACCATTTGGCCTGACCACCCGGAAAAAGTCCTTGGCTGCACCCGTGCGTTCGTCGAGCAGTACCCCAATACCGCCCGTGCCCTGGTGATGGCGATCCTCGAAGCGAGCCGCTTCATCGAACAAAGCACTGAAAACCGTCGCAGCACCGCGCAACTGTTGAGTGCCCCCGAATACCTCGACGCACCGCTCGATTGCATCGAGCCCCGCCTGTTAGGGATTTATGCCGACGGCTTGGGCAACAGCTGGCAGGATCCCCACGCCATGCGCTTCCATGGCAAAGGCGAGGTGAACTTGCCGTACCTGTCGGACGGCATGTGGTTCATGACCCAGTTCCGCCGCTGGGGCCTGCTGCGCGAAGACCCCGATTACCTGGCCGTGGCCCAGGAGGTCCAGCAACTCAAGCTGTACCGCGAAGCCGCTGGAGCACTGGGCATCGCGTCCCCGCGCCAAGATATGCGCAGCAGCCAACTGATCGACGGCAGCACCTGGGACGGCTCGGATCCGGCCGGTTACGCCCGTGGCTTCAAACTGCACGCCTTGAGCGATGCGGCTCCCCTTCTCGCCAGCCGCTGA
- a CDS encoding ANTAR domain-containing response regulator, translating to MLRILLINDTAKKVGRLKAALTEAGFEVIDESGLTIDLPARVETVRPDVILIDTESPGRDVMEQVVLVSRDQPRPIVMFTDEHDPDVMRQAIKSGVSAYIVEGIHAARLQPILDVAMARFESDQALRAQLLARDQQLAERKRIELAKGMLMKMKDCNEEQAYTLMRRQAMSRQQKLIQVAEQIIAMNELLG from the coding sequence ATGCTGCGTATCCTGCTGATCAACGACACTGCGAAGAAAGTCGGTCGCCTCAAGGCGGCCCTGACGGAGGCCGGATTCGAAGTCATCGACGAATCCGGCTTGACCATCGACCTGCCGGCGCGCGTCGAAACAGTGCGTCCGGACGTGATCCTGATCGATACCGAGTCACCCGGACGCGATGTCATGGAACAAGTGGTGCTGGTCAGTCGTGACCAGCCACGACCGATCGTCATGTTTACCGACGAGCACGACCCGGATGTGATGCGCCAGGCGATCAAGTCCGGCGTCAGCGCCTACATCGTCGAAGGCATCCATGCAGCGCGCCTGCAACCGATCCTCGACGTGGCCATGGCCCGCTTCGAAAGCGACCAGGCCTTGCGCGCCCAGCTCCTGGCCCGCGACCAGCAACTGGCCGAGCGCAAGCGCATCGAACTGGCCAAGGGCATGCTGATGAAGATGAAGGACTGCAACGAAGAACAGGCCTATACCCTGATGCGCCGCCAGGCCATGAGCCGCCAGCAGAAGCTGATCCAGGTGGCGGAGCAGATCATTGCCATGAACGAATTGCTGGGCTGA